Below is a genomic region from Mucilaginibacter auburnensis.
AATAAAGCCAATATGTACCCTGCCCTGCGCATTACAGCCGATGGTGGCGTAAACTCATTCAAAGCCAGTAACTGGTTCAATATACCTGCATCATTGTTTGGTATAGTTGCCGGCAGTGTAGTACAGCCGCTTATTAACCACAAACAGCTAAGCACCCGCTATAAAGTGGCCGAGGTTGAGCGTGAGAAAACGGTATTGCAGTTCAGGCAAACAGTGTTAAATGCTGTTGGCGAGGTGTCCAACTCGTTAGCCAGCCTGCAAAAGCTAAAACAAGAGCAAGCCATAGTAGCCACCAGGGTAAACACATTGCGTCAGGCTACAGGTAATGCCAATCTGCTGTTTAAAAACGGCATGGCAACTTACCTGGAAGTAATAACCGCGCAAGCCAACGTTCTGCAAAGCGAACTGGAACTGGCTTCTATCAAACGCGATCAGCTATCAGCTGTATCATCGTTGTACCGCTCTTTAGGAGGTGGCTGGCAATAAGCCTAAGCAACCGATAACAACGCGAAAGCCTTCCTCTAAGTAACGGGGAAGGCTTTCGCGTTTTAATGATAAAACTTATTACTTGTATATAAATGATACATCCTTATCTACCTTCAATCCGTTCATGCTCTCGCTGTTGTAACGAATAGTGTAAGCGCCGGCTTTGCTAAGCGCATAACCTTGCAACAAGTTAAATTTGGTAACCAGGCTATCACCTGGCGCAATGGTAATGTAGGCATCGGCAGGTGGTGGCATTACACGTTTAGCCATAGCGCCAACATATGGTGCTTCTTCGCCATCAGCGTTTTTAACATCAAGGTACTTGCTCAACAAAGGTTCAAACGGTGTTTGCCATTTCAAAAATTTGGCAGCGGTGTCTGTACGGTTATAAACCGCGAATTTCAACATTACAGAATCGCCCATGCGCACGGTATCTGCAACACTCATTACAGCGTAGGTACCGTTTCTCACAGCTACAGAATCTGCTGTATTAGCTGCACTTTCATCAGTAGTTTTGTTTTGTGTGCTACATGCAGCGGTTAATAACGATAGCGCGATCGGCAAATAAAATATTTTTTTCATAGTAGTTTTTAGCAATAG
It encodes:
- a CDS encoding protease; amino-acid sequence: MKKIFYLPIALSLLTAACSTQNKTTDESAANTADSVAVRNGTYAVMSVADTVRMGDSVMLKFAVYNRTDTAAKFLKWQTPFEPLLSKYLDVKNADGEEAPYVGAMAKRVMPPPADAYITIAPGDSLVTKFNLLQGYALSKAGAYTIRYNSESMNGLKVDKDVSFIYK